One window of the Streptomyces asoensis genome contains the following:
- a CDS encoding SRPBCC domain-containing protein: MAARQETRAEPATADPRQPVFEAFTEVRHLSRWWGPEGFTTTTRSFEFSAGGEWDFVLHGPDGTECSEWIVSSLAAYVTDLARKGVED, translated from the coding sequence ATGGCAGCAAGGCAGGAAACGCGGGCGGAGCCGGCGACGGCCGACCCGCGGCAGCCGGTGTTCGAGGCGTTCACCGAGGTCCGGCACCTGTCGCGGTGGTGGGGTCCGGAGGGGTTCACCACCACCACGCGGTCCTTCGAGTTCAGCGCGGGCGGGGAGTGGGACTTCGTACTGCACGGGCCGGACGGGACCGAGTGCTCCGAATGGATCGTGAGCAGCCTGGCGGCCTACGTCACCGACCTCGCGCGGAAGGGAGTTGAGGACTGA